The Ruficoccus amylovorans genome has a segment encoding these proteins:
- a CDS encoding helix-turn-helix domain-containing protein produces MPNIGDRLEEARKRQGISIREAAEATKVRSDFLMNFENNHFDFDLPEVYKRGFLKIYGRYLKLDEDKLMTDYNAVLLGASKVVSKRENKELFGRMDLPDEPKTLGSTESAPPFGEHSAKVAKTARIKERPSSGHDGPADRMEQKTDSSLYWKIGLIVAGTFVLVGLLAVLVNLLISPSAPDEPTDTATTPPAASTNVTPSGTAAGADLAQTGTVTISTSGPAYVLVRQENDNKELFKGNMAAGQSETLTRTGTVRVVSSAIQNVTVEINGKTYKSNQTGTRQTYYGMDGPVTPLQNP; encoded by the coding sequence ATGCCGAACATCGGGGACAGATTAGAGGAAGCACGCAAGCGGCAGGGGATCTCCATCCGCGAGGCCGCTGAGGCGACGAAAGTCCGCAGTGACTTCCTGATGAATTTCGAGAACAACCACTTCGATTTCGACCTGCCCGAGGTCTATAAACGCGGCTTCCTGAAAATCTACGGGCGCTACCTCAAACTCGACGAGGACAAGCTCATGACGGACTATAACGCCGTCCTGCTTGGCGCCAGCAAGGTCGTCTCCAAACGCGAGAACAAGGAACTCTTCGGGCGGATGGACCTGCCCGACGAACCGAAGACCCTCGGCAGCACCGAATCGGCCCCGCCCTTTGGCGAGCATAGTGCCAAGGTAGCCAAGACCGCCCGCATCAAGGAGCGCCCCAGCAGCGGTCACGACGGCCCGGCTGACCGCATGGAGCAGAAGACCGATTCGTCCCTGTACTGGAAGATCGGCCTCATCGTGGCGGGAACCTTTGTGCTGGTCGGCCTGCTGGCCGTACTGGTTAACCTGCTCATCAGCCCGAGCGCCCCGGACGAGCCGACCGATACGGCTACGACTCCGCCCGCCGCCTCGACCAACGTCACTCCTTCCGGCACTGCGGCGGGAGCCGACCTGGCCCAGACCGGCACGGTGACGATTTCGACTTCCGGCCCGGCCTATGTGCTCGTTCGCCAGGAAAACGACAACAAGGAACTTTTCAAGGGTAACATGGCCGCCGGTCAGTCCGAGACGCTGACCCGTACCGGGACCGTCCGTGTGGTCAGCTCGGCCATCCAGAACGTGACGGTTGAGATCAATGGCAAGACCTACAAGTCCAACCAAACCGGCACCCGCCAGACCTACTACGGGATGGACGGCCCTGTGACACCGCTCCAGAACCCGTAA
- a CDS encoding DUF4115 domain-containing protein: MSAGYAEPSGPEEAPPPTAQAPANADHAATPEPETTVAVPVAVAVKGDSVSAEKPRAETGQIKITATGQCYVLVRQESDNKELFKGMMSAGQSETLTRTGSIRVVSSAIQNVTVEIDGQSYKSNQTGTRQTYYGMDGPVVVIAGETAGKETKIVGTKDAAPPEESGSVTITATGQCYVLVRQENDNKELFKGMMSAGQSETLTRTGSIRVVSSAIQNVTVEINGKTYKSNHTGTRQTYYGMDGPVAQLDVRSDSGAGQ, translated from the coding sequence ATGAGCGCCGGATACGCGGAGCCATCGGGGCCGGAGGAAGCGCCGCCGCCAACGGCACAAGCTCCCGCCAACGCCGACCATGCCGCCACGCCGGAGCCGGAAACTACCGTTGCTGTCCCCGTTGCTGTCGCAGTCAAAGGCGATTCCGTGTCAGCAGAAAAGCCCAGGGCCGAAACCGGCCAGATAAAAATCACGGCTACGGGCCAGTGCTACGTGCTCGTTCGCCAGGAGAGCGACAACAAGGAGCTTTTCAAGGGCATGATGTCCGCCGGTCAGAGCGAGACGCTGACCCGCACTGGAAGCATCCGTGTGGTTAGCTCGGCCATCCAGAACGTGACGGTCGAGATCGACGGGCAGAGCTACAAGTCGAACCAGACCGGCACTCGGCAGACCTACTACGGCATGGACGGGCCGGTGGTTGTGATTGCGGGCGAGACGGCGGGCAAGGAGACAAAAATCGTCGGGACGAAAGATGCCGCACCTCCTGAGGAGAGTGGTTCGGTGACTATCACGGCTACGGGCCAGTGCTACGTGCTCGTTCGCCAGGAGAACGACAACAAGGAGCTTTTCAAGGGCATGATGTCCGCCGGTCAGAGCGAGACGCTGACCCGCACTGGAAGCATCCGTGTGGTTAGCTCGGCCATCCAGAACGTGACGGTCGAGATCAACGGGAAGACATACAAGTCGAACCATACCGGGACGCGTCAGACCTACTACGGGATGGACGGGCCGGTGGCTCAGCTTGACGTCCGGTCCGATAGCGGGGCCGGACAGTAA